The following proteins come from a genomic window of Anabas testudineus chromosome 3, fAnaTes1.2, whole genome shotgun sequence:
- the mrvi1 gene encoding protein MRVI1, whose protein sequence is MPTLPEEEEDSPEELDSSSSSPSTSTPGESRAVIFTAPTIVYPQQTTIVQQDGRHLEQNRPHSPRARVARLSTGGPITTVDSTGNVIDLVKDQLPELQLSEEDRQKNLELLEQAKKVSDRFLTRRGRRSTSSLTDSPTALTPSPTSSPCSSRSSSLTIAPQTAVGSSEVTHGTSQSGQHLEDLTTQDQEGRLLVDWKPTEKRKVSSGTLSPRFAVQKENCDPAVPKSPPAVNKGDEGAGSGRNSNQVPATGVAKPVPRPPTQQAPCTAEIKTIGAFPPLMRAVSWDTVGSINSRNGAPGFPPTMEEVFSDKPRDSVFKSSGYKDLPIQPGSVQKLSKLREEHKLMRNQSLGGSKLPDLSETVEQEKGSQPSPISTSSEEAKEKSDAMPNISDLMLRKLKLHRGLPGCSPLLSEKEVENAFVQLSLAFRNDNYTLETRLKQAERERNLTEEDTEKELEEFKGALKMTAPQWQNLEQREAYQCLIETVAVLHRLATRLSSRAEIVGAVRQEKRMNKATEVMMQYVENLKRTYEKDHAELMEFKKLANQNSNRCYGGSVDTGDDGVPRPSRSMSLTLGKALPRRRVSVAVVPKFNLLNVPGQPPATAGQSPGTGPTTGATLPVLCEANDVKGTTAQPATERGKSVSEQESETTKASVNLEEIRAEIKAKIEEEAYNKGFQDGLKHSKALLEEKQEETAAEKLLDSKDKDEESGRKMKTSRTMEEVLVLLRRFCPRISMSRRLLWTALTLFVVMCLVISIFTFFSDYYNRREDT, encoded by the exons ATGCCCACACTacctgaggaagaggaggattcACCTGAAGAGCTGGACAGTTCATCCAGTTCTCCCAGTACA TCTACACCAGGTGAAAGCCGAGCTGTCATCTTCACCGCCCCCACTATTGTCTACCCACAACAGACCACTATTGTCCAACAAGATGGACGTCATCTGGAGCAGAACAG GCCGCACAGTCCCCGAGCTCGGGTGGCCAGACTCTCCACTGGAGGACCCATCACCACAGTCG ACAGCACAGGTAATGTCATTGACCTGGTGAAAGATCAGCTAcctgagctgcagctttctgAGGAGGATCGTCAGAAGAACCTGGAGCTGCTCGAACAGGCGAAAAAGGTCAGCGACCGCTTCCTGACGCGACGCGGCCGCCGGTCCACCAGCAGCCTCACTGACTCACCCACAG CTCTTactccatctccaacatcttCACCATGTTCATCTAGAAGCAGCTCACTGACTATAGCCCCTCAAACCG CTGTAGGATCCTCAGAAGTGACGCATGGCACCTCACAGTCTGGTCAG CATCTGGAGGACCTAACAACCCAGGATCAGGAG GGCAGGCTGTTGGTGGACTGGAAGCCTACTGAGAAGAGGAAAGTGTCCTCTGGGACTCTATCGCCCCGTTTTGCTGTTCAGAAGGAGAACTGTGACCCTGCTGTACCAAAGAGTCCTCCAGCTGTCAATAAAGGAGACGAGGGAGCTGGTTCAGGCCGAAACTCCAACCAGGTCCCAGCCACAGGGGTGGCCAAGCCCGTGCCCCGACCCCCTACTCAGCAGGCCCCGTGTACAGCAGAGATCAAGACAATTGGGGCCTTCCCTCCACTAATGAGAGCTGTTTCCTGGGACACTGTAGGAAGCATTAATTCTAGAAATGGAGCCCCAGGTTTCCCTCCTACAATGGAGGAGGTATTTTCAGACAAGCCCAGGGATTCTGTCTTCAAGTCCTCAGGGTACAAAGACCTCCCCATCCAGCCGGGGAGTGTACAGAAACTGTCTAAACTCAGAGAG GAGCACAAGCTGATGCGTAACCAAAGCTTAGGGGGATCCAAGCTACCAGACCTGAGTGAAACTGTTGAACAGGAAAAAG GTTCTCAACCATCTCCAATCTCGACCAGTAGCGAGGAGGCGAAGGAGAAGTCTGACGCCATGCCAAACATTTCCGATCTGATGCTGAGGAAACTCAAACTTCACCGGGGTCTGCCAGGATG TTCACCTCTGCTCTCTGAAAAAGAAGTTGAG AATGCATTTGTGCAGCTGTCCCTGGCATTTCGTAATGACAACTACACACTGGAGACGCGGCTCaaacaggcagagagggagaggaaccTGACCGAGgaggacacagagaaagaacTAGAGGAGTTCAAAGGAGCACTGAAG ATGACTGCACCACAGTGGCAGAACCTGGAGCAGCGTGAAGCCTACCAGTGCCTCATAGAGACAGTGGCAGTGCTGCACCGCCTGGCCACACGGCTctccagcagagcagagataGTTGGAGCAGTTCGACAG GAGAAACGTATGAACAAGGCCACTGAGGTGATGATGCAATACGTGGAAAACCTGAAGAGGACATATGAGAAGGATCACGCAGAGCTCATGGAGTTTAAGAAGCTGGCTAACCAGAACTCAAATCGCTGTTATGGAGGGTCTGTAGACACAGGAG atGATGGAGTTCCACGGCCATCAAGATCAATGTCTCTTACGCTTGGAAAG GCTCTCCCGAGACGCAGAGTGAGTGTAGCAGTGGTGCCTAAGTTTAACCTCTTGAACGTCCCTGGTCAGCCCCCGGCCACAGCTGGCCAGAGTCCTGGCACAGGACCCACCACCGGTGCTACTCTTCCTGTCCTG TGTGAAGCAAATGATGTGAAAGGCACCACAGCACAACCAGCAACAGAACG TGGAAAGAGTGTGTCGGAGCAGGAAAGTGAAACCACCAAGGCTTCAGTCAACTTAGAGGAGATCAGAGCTGAGATCAAGGCAAAGATCGAGGAGGAGGCATATAATAAAGG tttcCAAGATGGATTGAAACACAGCAAAGCACTTCTGGAAGAGAAGCAAGAGGAAACGGCTGCAGAGAAATTACTGGATTCAAAAGATAAAGACGAAGAGAGTGGAAGGAAGATGAAGACTAGCAG GACGATGGAAGAGGTTCTGGTTCTTCTTCGTCGTTTTTGTCCCAGGATTTCTATGAGTAGACGACTTCTGTGGACCGCCCTGACactgtttgtggtgatgtgtcTGGTGATCAGTATTTTCACATTCTTCAGTGACTACTACAACAGACGGGAGGACACGTAA
- the lyve1a gene encoding lymphatic vessel endothelial hyaluronic acid receptor 1a, whose product MMYLGSITLVLSITSVISDETIDTSHIKVFPATNQSIAGVFQVSLLDHLNQPQYAFNASAARSLCSSLGVNIASKAQIQEALKRGLETCRFGWVDENLAVIPRIKALFNCGQNQTGVVAWRAPVIKQFDVFCFNESDAATVSSRDYSGETQSTSKTTISTQTTHTTSSASLHPSSSSAPKTIDWEAEPARFVSTAQGSAGAKVVLITSTCALLLIAIIIIAYLKMQKSCSRSAKLKQKEEDMETGEWASVKSTKETKIDAQEDERIEEDDDAS is encoded by the exons ATGATGTATCTTGGCTCTATCACGTTGGTGTTGTCAATTACTTCTGTCATCTCTGATGAAACTATAGACACAAGCCACATCAAAG TTTTCCCAGCAACGAACCAAAGTATTGCTGGAGTATTCCAGGTCAGCCTCTTGGATCACCTGAACCAGCCTCAGTATGCCTTTAATGCCTCTGCAGCCCGGAGCCTCTGCTCATCCCTAGGCGTGAACATTGCTTCTAAAGCTCAAATACAGGAAGCTCTCAAGAGAGGTCTGGAAACTTGCAG GTTTGGATGGGTTGATGAGAATCTGGCAGTCATTCCCCGCATCAAGGCACTTTTTAATTGTGGCCAAAATCAGACAGGTGTGGTGGCATGGCGAGCCCCTGtgataaaacagtttgatgtgttttgctTCAATGAATCAG ATGCAGCGACTGTGAGTAGCAGGGATTACTCGGGAGAAACGCAATCTACATCTAAGACAACAATCTCCACCCAGACCACCCACACTACGTCATCCGCCTCCCTTcatccttcttcctcctcagctcctaAAACCATAGACTGGGAGGCAGAACCTGCTCGCTTTGTGAGCACAGCTCAAGGCTCTGCTGGAG CAAAGGTTGTCCTCATCACATCAACCTGTGCCCTTCTTCTTATTGCAATAATCATCattgcatatttaaaaat GCAAAAGAGTTGCTCTCGAAGCGCTAAGTTGAAGCAGAAGGAAGAGGACATGGAGACAGGAGAGTGGGCGAGTGTGAAGAGTACTAAGGAAACCAAGATAGATGCTCAGGAAGATGAAAGAATCGAAGAGGATGATGATGcaagttaa
- the ampd3a gene encoding AMP deaminase 3, whose protein sequence is MPRQFPKVTLSEAEEETQLLAEKVYASALKEEDSKDAISMFMLEDCPIGLQQAREHEILKELAEQKSEENVKRKKSLRMIRSQSMSLQIPVNADWTRSVAVTPFLSPSSTCSSVPDNCPDYQRVTISGDYCAGITVEDYEQAAKSLFKALLLREKYSKLAYHRFCRTTAQFLCSAGNMKWSEEDEVLPDICPHPKQGEDPYSMENIPENLNYELKLKDGIVYVYDCAEALKENRPHDLPYPDLETFAIDLSHVLAMTADGPTKTYCHRRLNFLSSKFYLHEMLNEMAELKELKGVPHRDFYNVRKVDTHIHAAGCMSQKHLLTFIKKTYKTDADRVVLEKAGQKMTLQQVFHSLNRDPYDLTVDSLDVHAGRQTFHRFDKFNSKYNPVGASELREIFLKTENLINGEYFARIIKEVAHDLEESKYQHAEPRLSIYGRSPEEWDSLSKWFIHHKVHSPNMRWIIQVPRIYDIFKSKKLVPNFAKMLENVFLPLFEATVNPQKHKELHVFLKYVSGFDSVDDESKHSNHMFSFRSPKPDQWTTDDNPPYSYYIFHMYANIMVLNSLRKERGLSTFQFRPHCGEAGSITHLVSAFLTADSISHGLNLKKSPVLQYLYYLAQVPIAMSPLSNNSLFLEYSKSPFREFLHKGLCVSLSTDDPMQFHYTKEPLMEEYAIAAQLWKFSTCDVCEVARNSVLQSGLSHQDKKHFLGVNYLQDGPEGNDIRRTNVAQIRMAYRHETLCNELSFIVDAVKTEPCMNKMEPVIDRIQPC, encoded by the exons ATGCCTCGTCAATTCCCGAAGGTAACCTTAAgtgaggcagaggaggagactCAGTTGTTAGCAGAGAAAGTTTATGCATCAGCTCTCAAAGAAGAAGACAGCAAAGATGCAATATCGATGTTCATGCTTGAGGACTGCCCGATTGGCCTCCAGCAAGCAAGGGAACATGAAATTCTTAAAGAGCTGGCAGAGCAGAAGTCGGAGGAGAACGTTAAGAG GAAGAAAAGTTTGAGGATGATTCGCTCGCAGTCAATGTCCCTGCAGATCCCAGTGAACGCAGACTGGACACGGTCAGTGGCAGTTACCCCGTTTCTGTCCCCCAGCTCTACCTGCTCCTCAGTGCCAGACAACTGCCCTGATTACCAGAGGGTCACTATTAGTGGTGATTACTGTGCTGGA ATCACAGTCGAGGACTATGAACAAGCAGCCAAAAGCCTGTTTAAGGCTCTGCTTCTTCGTGAGAAATACTCAAAACTAGCTTACCATAGATTCTGCAGAACCACCGCCCAGTTCCTCTGCAGTGCTGGGAACATGAAATGGAGTGAAGAAGATGAGGTTCTGCCAG ATATTTGCCCACATCCAAAGCAGGGGGAGGATCCCTACAGCATGGAGAACATCCCTGAGAACCTGAACTATGAACTGAAGTTGAAAGATGGGATAGTCTATGTTTATGACTGTGCAGAGGCTCTGAAAGAAAACCGGCCCCATGACCTTCCTTACCCGGACTTGGAGACCTTCGCAATAGATCTCAGTCATGTACTTGCAATGACTGCAGATGGACCCAC GAAAACGTATTGTCACAGACGACTAAATTTTTTGAGTTCCAAGTTCTACCTCCATGAGATGCTCAATGAGATGGCTGAGCTAAAGGAACTGAAGGGTGTGCCTCACAGAGATTTCTACAATGTTAGGAAG GTGGACACGCATATTCATGCAGCTGGCTGCATGTCACAGAAACACCTGCTAACCTTTATTAAGAAAACATACAAGACTGATGCCGACCGTGTGGTTTTGGAAAAGGCAGGACAAAAGATGACCCTCCAGCAGGTTTTCCACAGCCTCAATAGGGACCCCTATGACCTTACTGTGGACTCTCTGGATGTACATGCT GGGAGACAGACCTTCCACCGGTTTGATAAGTTCAATTCGAAATACAACCCAGTGGGAGCAAGTGAACTTCGAGAGATCTTCCTGAAAACAGAGAACCTCATTAATGGAGAATATTTTGCTCGCATCATAAAG GAAGTGGCCCATGACCTGGAGGAGAGTAAGTATCAGCATGCAGAGCCACGCCTGTCAATATACGGACGCTCTCCAGAGGAGTGGGACAGTCTGTCTAAGTGGTTCATTCACCACAAAGTACACTCTCCAAACATGAGGTGGATCATTCAAGTGCCCAGAATATA tgacattttcaaGTCGAAGAAGCTGGTGCCAAATTTTGCCAAGATGTTGGAGAATGTATTTCTTCCTTTATTTGAGGCCACGGTCAACCCACAGAAGCACAAAGAACTTCATGTGTTCCTAAAATAT GTGTCAGGCTTTGACAGTGTGGATGATGAGTCCAAACACAGCAATCACATGTTCTCCTTCAGGAGCCCAAAGCCAGACCAGTGGACTACAGATGATAACCCTCCTTACAGTTACTACATCTTCCACATGTATGCAAACATCATGGTCCTCAACAGCCTCAGAAA AGAGCGTGGATTGAGCACCTTTCAGTTCCGTCCCCATTGTGGAGAAGCTGGATCAATCACTCATTTGGTCTCTGCCTTTCTCACCGCGGACAGCATCTCACATGGACTCAACTTGAAGAAG AGCCCTGTGCTGCAGTACCTGTACTACTTGGCCCAGGTGCCAATTGCAATGTCTCCACTCAGCAACAACAGCCTGTTCCTGGAATACTCCAAAAGTCCATTCAGAGAGTTCCTGCAcaaaggtctgtgtgtgtccctATCCACAGATGATCCCATGCAGTTCCACTACACCAAG GAACCGCTGATGGAGGAGTATGCTATAGCAGCTCAGCTGTGGAAGTTCAGcacatgtgatgtgtgtgaagTAGCCAGGAACAGTGTGCTACAGAGTGGACTGTCTCACCAG GATAAGAAGCACTTCTTAGGAGTGAACTACCTGCAAGATGGACCTGAAGGGAATGATATCCGTCGTACTAATGTTGCTCAGATCCGCATGGCTTACAGACATGAGACACTGTGCAATGAACTCAGCTTCATAGTTGATGCAGTGAAGACTGAACCCTGTATGAATAAAATGGAGCCTGTAATAGACAGAATCCAACCATGCTGA